From Sporosarcina sp. Te-1, the proteins below share one genomic window:
- a CDS encoding 50S ribosomal protein L25/general stress protein Ctc, which produces MSTAIQSKLRAVKPKSTLTKLRKDGFIPSVVYGYQIESMPIAVKERDLLSTLREVGRNGVLTINVEGKDLNVVLEDYQEDALNGAIYHADFLAINMTEELEVNVTVHLVGEAPGEKEGGVLQQPIREVTIKVKPSDIPETFDVDISNLQIGESISVKDIRESSSFELLNDDEEALVVISAPRAETDEDSDEAGEGTEPVPEVNDAE; this is translated from the coding sequence ATGAGTACAGCAATACAGTCGAAATTAAGAGCAGTAAAACCAAAATCAACATTAACCAAGCTTCGAAAAGATGGGTTTATCCCTTCCGTGGTATACGGATACCAAATCGAATCCATGCCAATCGCAGTGAAAGAAAGAGATTTGCTGAGTACATTGCGTGAGGTCGGCCGTAATGGCGTACTAACAATCAACGTTGAGGGAAAAGACCTGAATGTCGTATTGGAGGATTATCAGGAGGATGCGCTGAATGGCGCGATCTATCATGCTGACTTCCTCGCCATTAACATGACAGAGGAATTGGAAGTCAACGTGACGGTACACCTCGTTGGAGAGGCGCCTGGCGAAAAAGAGGGCGGCGTCCTGCAGCAGCCGATCCGGGAAGTGACGATCAAAGTGAAGCCGTCTGACATTCCGGAAACATTTGATGTAGATATTTCGAACTTGCAAATTGGTGAGTCGATTTCAGTCAAAGATATCCGGGAGTCTTCCAGTTTTGAACTTCTCAACGACGACGAAGAAGCACTTGTCGTTATCTCCGCCCCACGCGCTGAGACAGATGAGGATTCGGATGAAGCGGGAGAAGGCACTGAACCTGTACCAGAAGTGAACGACGCGGAATAA
- the pth gene encoding aminoacyl-tRNA hydrolase — MKMIVGLGNPGKQYEYTRHNIGFLVIDELARRWDAPPAQSKFNGAFTVIHRPEGKVILVKPLTYMNLSGECVGPLMDYYGVRDDEIVVLYDDLDLAPGKLRLRQKGSAGGHNGMKSLIAHIGTDQFNRIRIGIGRPTGGMKVPDYVLSNFGKDEIPVIEDMIKKSADACEAWLKAPFLEVMNDYNGS; from the coding sequence ATGAAAATGATTGTGGGACTCGGAAACCCGGGGAAACAATATGAATACACCCGGCACAATATCGGCTTCCTCGTCATCGATGAACTGGCACGTCGGTGGGATGCTCCCCCGGCCCAGTCGAAATTTAACGGTGCTTTCACGGTCATCCACCGCCCCGAAGGCAAGGTCATTCTGGTAAAGCCGTTGACCTATATGAATCTGTCGGGTGAATGTGTTGGTCCGTTAATGGATTACTATGGAGTGCGAGACGATGAAATTGTTGTTTTATATGACGATCTCGATCTGGCACCTGGAAAACTTCGACTCCGTCAAAAAGGAAGCGCCGGTGGCCATAACGGTATGAAATCGCTGATTGCCCATATAGGAACAGATCAGTTCAACCGGATCCGCATCGGCATCGGGCGTCCGACAGGCGGTATGAAGGTTCCTGACTATGTGCTATCCAATTTTGGCAAAGACGAGATACCGGTCATAGAAGATATGATCAAGAAAAGTGCCGATGCCTGCGAGGCTTGGCTCAAAGCGCCTTTCTTAGAAGTGATGAATGATTACAATGGATCATAA